A genomic window from Silene latifolia isolate original U9 population chromosome Y, ASM4854445v1, whole genome shotgun sequence includes:
- the LOC141629089 gene encoding uncharacterized protein LOC141629089 — MQKVADQFNVDRKTIFRIWSLTQNQRPSGDALHLESKIKGKKGRAIIELLVQKILLIPMSERGSLITFSKAIGVSPSTVQKWVKVGLIRSHTSALKPMLTDENKYKRMYFDLSKLRYDRVSNSLRFKEMSFEIHMDEKWFYITQDQAKFFLLCEELNPYRACKSKSFITKVMFMAAVSRPMYDGNGTLVFDGKIGIFPFTFKEPAKRNSKNRVVGTLETKSITSITKQVVKDMLISKILPAIKTTADGFNISLNQQPPNSPDLNVLDLGFFRSIQSLQQRLRAKTVDQLVNNVVQAWEEEPALCLDDVWLSLQAVMLEVLKNKGHNDFKLPHLGKQAQRAAGTLPRNLDANKDIAMECLQDLNAAGKDQGLEEIIVPMTLNHQM; from the exons ATGCAGAAAGTTGCTGACCAGTTTAATGTTGACAGGAAAACCATATTCAGGATATGGAGTCTTACACAAAATCAGAGACCAAGTGGAGATGCACTCCATCTAGAATCAAAAATAAAGGGGAAGAAAGGCAGGGCCATAATAGAACTTCTAGTACAGAAGATTTTATTAATCCCCATGAGTGAAAGAGGGTCATTAATCACTTTCAGTAAAGCAATAGGAGTTTCACCATCTACTGTCCAGAAATGGGTTAAAGTTGGACTCATCAGATCACATACATCAGCATTGAAGCCAATGCTCACTGATGAAAATAAGTACAAGAGGATGTACTTTGATCTTTCTAAGTTAAGGTATGACAGAGTATCTAATTCCTTAAGATTTAAAGAAATGTCATTTGAAATTCATATGGATGAGAAGTGGTTTTACATTACTCAAGACCAAGCTAAGTTTTTTCTTCTATGTGAAGAGTTAAATCCATATAGAGCATGCAAATCCAAAAGCTTCATTACAAAGGTCATGTTCATGGCAGCAGTTTCTAGGCCAATGTATGATGGTAATGGTACCCTTGTATTTGATGGAAAAATTGGGATTTTTCCATTCACATTCAAAGAGCCAGCAAAAAGGAACTCAAAAAATAGGGTGGTAGGTACTTTGGAGACCAAGTCAATAACATCAATCACTAAACAAGTTGTCAAGGATATGCTTATTTCTAAGATTCTTCCAGCCATTAAAA CCACTGCAGATGGTTTTAACATCAGTTTGAATCAACAACCCCCTAACTCACCTGATTTAAATGTGCTAGACTTAGGGTTTTTCAGGTCAATTCAGTCATTACAGCAAAGGCTAAGGGCAAAAACAGTTGATCAGTTAGTCAACAATGTTGTGCAAGCGTGGGAAGAAGAGCCTGCTTTATGTTTAGATGATGTGTGGTTAAGTCTACAAGCTGTGATGTTGGAGGTTCTAAAGAATAAGGGACACAATGATTTCAAGTTACCACATCTAGGCAAACAAGCACAAAGGGCAGCAGGTACTTTGCCAAGAAATTTAGATGCAAACAAGGATATTGCAATGGAATGTCTACAAGATTTAAATGCAGCAGGGAAGGATCAAGGATTAGAAGAAATTATTGTGCCAATGACTTTAAATCATCAAATGTAA
- the LOC141629090 gene encoding protein FAR1-RELATED SEQUENCE 5-like: MEANDEVSSAISTLLSTPICTILPEEPEEYFPPCVDEKKPKLGDLYNTIEEGVQFYKEYAKHCGFQTRLGTIKRKKGNAEVFTLRRVLCNKAGTREESKDKKTDRVRLITRIECEAMVQFSLQVDGKYKVTGFHEGHNHILASPSSMLFMKENRKMTSIQKTFVVKGARLKMGPVKAFRGWKELTGGYSNVGATETDFKNIVRNMKQYIVSIRAVLGNTISRKNYALFGDMLSIDSTFRTNKYDMVFVPFTAVDQHKRCVTVGAGLLSHESIEAYTWLFKAFLDAMGGCAPKAIITDQCPSMKPAIEEVFRIHLTKLCMWHIMKKLREKVDAYLWQDEDFKKRLNACVWNNHCEPDEFEEAWANIMIDYDLVDHPWFSSLYETKEDWVPAYFKEIFMAGIMRVTSRSESENSFFDRFLTPHATLVEFWMSFESAMDAQCHKQSKLNSENKHSTSPLKTPVQLEKHASEIYTHATFKDFQNELCAAVYNCGMVDVHATDGTEVYIINDIERERKTWELAFTASREEITCSCCLYQRMGMLCKHVIWVLKHKNIRMIPDKFVLNRWTKNALMKPVFDKHDNKMEDVGKSDNKKSMTNELWEEMYSCVTFT; encoded by the exons ATGGAAGCAAATGATGAAGTTAGTTCAGCGATTTCGACACTATTGTCTACACCAATTTGCACTATTCTGCCAGAAGAACCTGAGGAGTACTTTCCGCCATGCGTAGATGAGAAGAAGCCTAAACTAGGAGATTTATACAATACCATAGAAGAAGGAGTTCAGTTTtacaaagaatatgcaaaacattGTGGCTTTCAAACTAGATTGGGtacaataaaaaggaaaaaaggaAATGCTGAAGTATTTACTTTAAGGAGAGTGTTATGCAACAAGGCTGGAACAAGGGAGGAGAGTAAAGATAAAAAAACAGATCGTGTGCGGTTGATTACTCGTATTGAATGTGAAGCTATGGTACAATTCTCACTGCAAGTAGATGGAAAGTATAAGGTTACTGGATTCCATGAAGGACACAACCATATTTTAGCATCACCATCATCAATGTTGTTTATGAAGGAAAACAGGAAAATGACATCGATTCAGAAGACCTTTGTTGTAAAAGGAGCACGGTTAAAGATGGGGCCAGTAAAAGCATTTAGAGGTTGGAAAGAGTTGACGGGAGGTTATAGTAATGTTGGTGCTACCGAGACTGATTTCAAGAACATTGTGAGAAATATGAAACAGTACATCG TGTCTATCAGGGCTGTTTTGGGGAACACCATATCTAGGAAAAACTATGCTTTATTTGGTGACATGCTTTCCATCGACTCCACCTTTCGTACAAATAAGTATGACATGGTTTTTGTACCATTTACTGCTGTTGATCAACATAAAAGGTGTGTAACAGTAGGAGCGGGGCTACTATCACACGAGAGCATTGAAGCATATACATGGCTTTTCAAAGCATTTCTTGATGCAATGGGGGGTTGTGCACCAAAAGCAATTATAACTGATCAATGTCCTTCTATGAAACCAGCAATTGAGGAAGTATTTCGGATACATCTCACAAAGTTATGCATGTGGCATATTATGAAGAAACTTCGTGAAAAAGTTGATGCGTATTTATGGCAAGACGAGGATTTCAAGAAGCGTTTAAATGCATGCGTTTGGAACAATCATTGTGAACCTGATGAATTTGAAGAAGCTTGGGCTAATATCATGATTGATTATGATTTGGTAGACCATCCTTGGTTCTCGTCTCTCTACGAAACTAAAGAAGATTGGGTTCCTGCATATTTTAAAGAAATATTTATGGCGGGTATTATGAGGGTGACATCAAGATCAGAGAGTGAAAATAGTTTCTTCGATCGTTTTCTTACACCTCATGCGACTCTTGTTGAATTCTGGATGTCTTTTGAGAGTGCAATGGATGCACAATGCCACAAACAATCAAAACTGAACTCGGAAAATAAACACTCAACATCTCCCTTGAAAACTCCAGTTCAGTTAGAAAAACACGCTTCAGAAATTTACACGCATGCAACTTTTAAGGATTTCCAGAATGAGTTATGTGCAGCAGTGTACAATTGTGGCATGGTGGACGTACATGCTACAGACGGCACAGAGGTATATATTATCAACGACATAGAGCGAGAAAGAAAGACATGGGAACTTGCATTTACAgcaagtagagaagaaatcacttGTAGTTGTTGTTTGTATCAACGAATGGGTATGCTATGTAAGCATGTCATATGGGTGTTAAAGCATAAGAACATAAGAATGATTCCAGACAAATTTGTTCTTAATAGATGGACGAAGAATGCGTTGATGAAGCCCGTCTTTGATAAGCATGACAATAAAATGGAGGATGTTGGGAAATCAGACAACAAAAAAAGTATGACAAATGAGCTTTGGGAAGAAATGTACTCTTGTGTCACCTTTACTTGA